TCGCCCCAGTCAAACTGAAGGGCTTCTCAAGGCTGGAAACACAGAGGAGCACAAAAAACATCACAACCCGTTGTCTATCGTGCCTGATGCTGTTCATGTCTCCACTACCGGATGAAAGCAGCCACCAGTCCGTAGGATCCATCATAGCCCAGAGCCACAAGGTTCTCATGCAGTGATCAGGCGGCTCCCAGAACCCGCTATCCCCTCAGCAGATGGTGCCGGGAAATGGGGAGGCATGGGTCAAATTTCGATGAAAATTTCCACCCTATCCGGGTCAGTTCTTATTGGAAATCAATGCCCATGCCATTTCACCAATGGTGGTCTAATCTCCGCTGCGATAGACTTGACAATCGCTACAGGTCATATTTGCCTTCTTATAATATTTTGTCAGTCATATCTGATCGTCAAATCGTTAATGCAATTCGGGTCTGATCGTTTATGAAGGCAGCTTCATAGTTACGCGCCAGAGTACCGGAAACGCCCACCTCGCGCAGAGCATGTCTCCACTCATCCGAAATTCGCTCCGCTGTCGCGCGGATCATCTGTCGGGCCTCTGTTGGAGTAATCTCGAAAAATTCACAGGCTTCCAGCGCCAGACGGATCGACCGATCGTGCGGACCACCCTCCAATATCGCCGTTTCCAGATGCGGATTGCGGTCGGGTGCTGGATTCACATCGAAAACGGGAGATAACCGCCAGTGCCCAGCGCCCACATAGAGAAATCCGTGGTTTTTTAGATGATCGTCTTTGTTGGACACAAGAATGGTATAAACCAGACGCAGGAAGAGTTCACGGAATTCTGCCTGAGGATCGGCGGCATAGGCCCGGATAAAATCGACAATCTCGGTATAGGAACCAAGTTCCGTTCCGGTCTTTCCCAGAGCGGTCCTCGCTGAAATGTAAGGAACCCGGCCAGGCCCACGCCGATCAAACCGCTGGATCAGAGCCACAGGAAACGGCGTTTCAGCCAGTTCCAGCCTGACCTCTGGCGTCCGTATTCCACACGCCCTTGCCAGACGAAGCGTTGCAACCTCAACACGTTCGATTGGCTGCTGGTCATGAACCGAGGTAAATTTGGCAAGCCAGAGCGCATCGCCGTCCCGGACATTGGCCTTGGGCCGTGCCCCACCTGAACCGCCCGCACCAGCGAGTGCCTGCATATCCCTTGCGGATACGTCCTTGCCCTGTTCATATGCCCGCGAAATAGCAGTGATAGCAGCGAGATCGACCAGACGCGGTATGGCATCATCCGTGCCACCACGAATGATTTCTCCGTTATCATCTACAAAACGAAGCGCACCCTGCCGACATACGTCATCCGACAATGTCAGATATTCAAATTCGGAAAGCCCATTGCCGTAAGCACGCTCGAGAAGCCTGCGGCCCCAACTGTCGGGGGCAGCATCAGCAAAGACACCCGCCAAGGCATCGCGCACGTTCCCTGGTTGGCTGGCCGTATGAAACGGCCCGAAGCCAAGGGGAAAGGTTGGCTGGATGGCAAAGGCCCGAGGATTCTCGACCCAGCCCGGGTCATAGGTGAAGGTCGAAAACTGCCGCGGCCCGGCCTGCGTGAAACGCAACTGACCCACGGGGGTCAGGCTATCGCCAAGAACGACATGGGCACTGAAATCAGGCATCAGAACGAAGCACCGTCCATATCAATGACATCCGTGTTCCCATGCGTGGCCTTATCCTTGTCTTGTTGCCTGCGTAACGTGGTCGCGGAAGATCGGCCCCGACGAGGCTGGCGTTCAGCAGCCAATGCCAGTCCCAGATCATCCTTGCGGATATCAATCAGGTCGGCCAGTCGGTCCGAAAGACCAAGCACAACAAGCACATCGGCCAGAGTGCCGATCCCGACGCCGGGATCTCCCTTTTCCAGGCGCGCGATGGAACTGGCTGACGTACCGGCGCGGATGGCCAGATCAGCTATCGCTATGCCGCGCCGCAGGCGTGCGCCACGAAGGTCACGCCCCAGTTGTTCAAGAGCCGAGCAGGATTTTGGGGAGCCCATTATTATCACTCATATTTGACATATAAATAAGTTTATACCATCATATATGACGTTTTGTAAACTCCACCACCTGCCCTTCACAACACGTTCCCGGCAGCAGCTGGCACGTCGCGTAGAAAACGCTAGACAGACCGTCCTATTTCCAGGGGCGGTTTCTGGCCGTAGGGCGATCATCACTCTATAAGTCTATTTTTCCACCTTGAGGTCATGATGTCTGTTCCGCCAATTGATCCCTTCCATGCGCTGTCCATCAGCGCACTGGCGCATGAACTGGCCGCACAGGGGCGCAGCATCATTCATATGGAATTTGGCCAGCCTTCCACCAGCGCGCCGCGCGCGGCGATCGAACGCGCCCAGCACGTACTGGCGACCGACCCCATGGGCTATTGGGAAAGCCAGCCCCTGAAGGAACGGATCGCCCTACACTATCACGAAACATATGGCGTTTCGCTTCGGCCTGAACAGATTATCCTGACCTGTGGCGCATCACCCGCGCTGGTGCTGGCGCTCATGACCAGTTTTGTGCCCGGTGCGCATGTGGCCATGGCGCGACCGGGCTATGTAGCCTACCGCAATGTGGTGCGTTCACTCCATATGGAACCGGTTGAAATTCCGTGTGGGGAAAAAGAACGCTTCCAGCTGACTCCCCATGCCATTGCGGCGATCGACCCCGCTCCCGACGGGCTGATCCTGGCCAGTCCCGCCAACCCTACCGGAACCATTCTGTCTCCTGATGAAATAAAGCGCATTGCGAGCGTCTGCCGCACGCGCAGGACCTGCATCATATCGGATGAAATCTATCACGGCCTGAGTTTTGGCGAACGCGCGCACAGTATTCTGGAATATGATCCCGATGCGCTGGTGGTAAACAGTTTTTCCAAATACTTCAGCATGGCGCCGTGGCGGCTGGGGTGGCTGGTCGTCCCTCCTGCCAAGGTGGAAGCCGCCCGCGCGCGGATGGGCAATCTGTTCCTGCCACCTGCGGCCCTCAGCCAGCACGCCGCCCTCGCCGCCTTCGATTGCCGCGATGAGCTTGAAGGGCATATGGAAACCTACCGGCGCAACCGTGACCTGCTGCTGCGTGCCTTGCCGGAAATGGGCCTGCGCCATATCGCACCACCAGATGGGGCGTTCTATATCTATGCCGATATCCGGCACTTGACGGATGACAGCATGGCGTTTTGCAAGCGTCTGTTGCTGGATACAGGTGTTACGACAGCACCGGGCATTGATTTCGACCCCGTAGATGGGAAATACTTTATCCGTTTCAGCTTTGCGGTAGCAACAGACCAGATTGAAGAGGCCATCCGCCGCATGGTCCCCTGGTTTTCCCGACAGAAAAACTGTCTGCGGGCTGATGCTCCAGCTTAACCTCGTCACACCTGCGGATTCTGCGGCATTTCCTGCCATGTCTGAACCGGGCCAACATATGGCGTATCCTCAAGAATGCGGGCCTTAACAGGCTTCCACCCGCTTCAAAAACCGGGCTGGTTCGTGGAGAGGGGACTCTTGAGGATTTACGATCCGGGTTATATCCATATCAATATCAAGCATCTTCCAAAGCTGCAGACTGCCGACGGACAGGTCCAGAAACAATTTCTGTATGTTGCTATCGACCGTTGTTCCCGTTCAGTGCATCTTTCATTTTATGATGCAGAAAATGCGGTAGACTTCTTCAAACGGCGCAACTGCATAGAGATCATGTTTGGACGCCTCAAGGACTGGCGCCGCGTTGCGACCCGCTACGACAGGTGCCCCACAGCCTTCTTCTCCGTCATTGCACTCGCTGCCACCGTCATCTTCTGACTTTGATCAGTGTGTCCTGACTCTGGCGGTTTCTAACAGGACACACGAAATAAAAACCTATATGACGCGCCTTAAACAGAATTATTAAGTTGGGAAGCATATTCACTTTAGAATAGGCTGCTGACTGGCGGGATACGCCGTAACGAAACTTAGACCCGTTCATTTGGACAGTTTCCCGACTAACAGG
This DNA window, taken from Komagataeibacter sucrofermentans DSM 15973, encodes the following:
- a CDS encoding type II toxin-antitoxin system HipA family toxin, with the translated sequence MPDFSAHVVLGDSLTPVGQLRFTQAGPRQFSTFTYDPGWVENPRAFAIQPTFPLGFGPFHTASQPGNVRDALAGVFADAAPDSWGRRLLERAYGNGLSEFEYLTLSDDVCRQGALRFVDDNGEIIRGGTDDAIPRLVDLAAITAISRAYEQGKDVSARDMQALAGAGGSGGARPKANVRDGDALWLAKFTSVHDQQPIERVEVATLRLARACGIRTPEVRLELAETPFPVALIQRFDRRGPGRVPYISARTALGKTGTELGSYTEIVDFIRAYAADPQAEFRELFLRLVYTILVSNKDDHLKNHGFLYVGAGHWRLSPVFDVNPAPDRNPHLETAILEGGPHDRSIRLALEACEFFEITPTEARQMIRATAERISDEWRHALREVGVSGTLARNYEAAFINDQTRIALTI
- a CDS encoding helix-turn-helix domain-containing protein yields the protein MGSPKSCSALEQLGRDLRGARLRRGIAIADLAIRAGTSASSIARLEKGDPGVGIGTLADVLVVLGLSDRLADLIDIRKDDLGLALAAERQPRRGRSSATTLRRQQDKDKATHGNTDVIDMDGASF
- a CDS encoding pyridoxal phosphate-dependent aminotransferase, whose product is MSVPPIDPFHALSISALAHELAAQGRSIIHMEFGQPSTSAPRAAIERAQHVLATDPMGYWESQPLKERIALHYHETYGVSLRPEQIILTCGASPALVLALMTSFVPGAHVAMARPGYVAYRNVVRSLHMEPVEIPCGEKERFQLTPHAIAAIDPAPDGLILASPANPTGTILSPDEIKRIASVCRTRRTCIISDEIYHGLSFGERAHSILEYDPDALVVNSFSKYFSMAPWRLGWLVVPPAKVEAARARMGNLFLPPAALSQHAALAAFDCRDELEGHMETYRRNRDLLLRALPEMGLRHIAPPDGAFYIYADIRHLTDDSMAFCKRLLLDTGVTTAPGIDFDPVDGKYFIRFSFAVATDQIEEAIRRMVPWFSRQKNCLRADAPA